Below is a window of Stygiolobus azoricus DNA.
AATTGAACGTTATATGGAGCGAGAGGTGGGACTTCGAGCGTTGGGCTTACTCTTCATACCTACCCGGAATAAGGAGGTTAGTAGACTATTTCATGAGTGAGATGAGAAGAGGGAAGATCGTAAAGATCGTTCCTTTTTTGGGAGTGATAAGTGCTCATTTCTTCAAGAGATATAGGGGTGTAGCTTGTGGTGCTGGCTATGATAGTGTATCTATCTCAACTGACGGTAGAGTGTTATCCTGCCCCATAGCTGTCAGAGAGAAGTGGGCGGAATTAGGAACACTTGACTCCTTCAAGTTACTCGAAGAACCATTACCCAAAGAATGTAGGAACTGTGAATTTAAGGACTATTGTGGAGGAAGGTGTCTCTATACTATTCATGAACGGTACTGGGGTGAAGAAGGGTTTAAGGTAGTTGACGATGTTACGAAGGAGTATCTAAGGATAGTTCTCTCACGCGTTGATGAAATAAAGGAGCTTATAAAGGAAGGAGTAATAAGGCTGGAGGATCTGAGATACGACCCTACAGAGGACTCTACGGAAGTCATACCTTAATATATTCCTTTATCGTTTTTCTTATTGTGAGTGTTTCTACATTCCTAAACGAAATAGCGTCAAAGTGGCAAAAAGCATGGGAGGAAAACAAATTATACGAAGTAGACGCTGAAGAGGGAAAGCCTAAGAAATTCATAACAGTAGCCTTTCCTTATACTAATAGCCCTTTACACATAGGTCACGGTAGAACTTACATCACTGGAGATATCTACGCTAGGTACTTGAAGATGAAAGGTTATAATGTACTGTTCCCCTTTGCGTTCCAGTATACTGGTACTCCGATTCTGTCCATAGCTGAGGCCGTAAGAAGGAAAGATGAAGATATCATCTCAACTTTCGTTAAGATATACGGAATACCTGAGAGTGAAGTTGAGAAGTTCTCAGACCCACAGTACTTAGCGGAATACTTTACAAAGGACATGGAAAGAACAGCTAAGACCCTCGGCTTAAGCGTTGACTGGAGAAGGAAATTTACCACAGTAGATCCTTATTTCGAGAAGTTTGTCCAATGGCAGTACAAAAAGCTAATGGAGATGGGATTCTTAAAAAAGGAAAAATCTGCAGTAGCCTATTGTCCAAACGACCAATTCCCCGTAGGAATGCATGACACTAGAGGAGACATAGAACCAGAAATAATAGACGTTGACGTAATTTACTTTCCGTCAGAGGAAGGTCTTTTCTTTCCCGCTGCTACATCAAGACCTGAAACTGTTTTCGGAGCAATAGCCTTGTTAATTAATCCAAATACGGAGTACGTAATAAGTGTAGATAAGAAGAGAGGTAG
It encodes the following:
- a CDS encoding radical SAM/SPASM domain-containing protein, producing MLWLVLTTGKCNLTCDYCGGSFPKEIVPWGVKYDINKLKVNIERDPNATVIFYGGEPLMNPKFIIQVMDNVRAKRWGIQTNGIAVRLLPEIYWRRMNVALLSIDGREEVTDKHRGKGVYKIVVKHASYLKKLGVETIARMAVTQDADIYEEVMHLLSLGVFDKVHWQLNVIWSERWDFERWAYSSYLPGIRRLVDYFMSEMRRGKIVKIVPFLGVISAHFFKRYRGVACGAGYDSVSISTDGRVLSCPIAVREKWAELGTLDSFKLLEEPLPKECRNCEFKDYCGGRCLYTIHERYWGEEGFKVVDDVTKEYLRIVLSRVDEIKELIKEGVIRLEDLRYDPTEDSTEVIP